A region of Allocoleopsis franciscana PCC 7113 DNA encodes the following proteins:
- the gor gene encoding glutathione-disulfide reductase, protein MTYDYDLFVIGAGSGGIATARRAAQYGAKVGIAEFSQLGGTCVNRGCIPKKLMVYASHFPHLFEDAQGYGWSAVHSTLDWQKMITAVNQELERLNGVYQRMLDNARVDLINGYAKFLDPHTLEINDRKVTADKILIAVGGHPYKPDIPGIEHAIVSDAMFHLKEQPKHIAIIGTGYIGVEFACIMNGLGSKVTLLDRNDLILRGFDDDLRSGIQEGMQQHGIEILNHSQAASIEKTPEGLKLAIANSNVTVTADVILSATGRKPNLQNMGLENAGVDIKKDAIAVDEYSRTNQPHIFAVGDCTNRVNLTPVAINEGRAFADTEFGGQPRKMAYDNIPSAIFSTPEGAAVGLTEAQARKNWGEAVKCYRAAFRPMYHTLSGRADKTMVKLVVEEDTQKVLGAHMVGEHAAEIIQGIAIALKMGATKQDFDATVGIHPSTAEEFVTLR, encoded by the coding sequence ACGATTTGTTTGTGATTGGTGCGGGTTCGGGAGGAATCGCGACAGCGAGGCGGGCGGCACAATATGGGGCAAAAGTAGGGATTGCAGAATTTAGCCAATTAGGGGGCACCTGTGTGAATCGTGGCTGCATCCCTAAAAAATTGATGGTCTACGCCTCTCACTTCCCTCACCTGTTTGAGGATGCACAAGGCTATGGCTGGAGTGCCGTACACAGTACCCTCGACTGGCAAAAGATGATTACGGCCGTCAACCAGGAACTCGAACGCCTCAATGGGGTGTATCAGCGGATGCTTGACAATGCACGAGTAGACCTAATCAATGGTTATGCCAAGTTCCTCGATCCCCACACCTTAGAAATCAATGACCGCAAAGTTACAGCCGATAAAATTTTAATTGCGGTTGGGGGACACCCTTATAAGCCAGATATTCCAGGCATTGAACATGCCATTGTCTCTGATGCCATGTTTCACCTCAAGGAGCAACCCAAACACATCGCCATTATTGGCACTGGCTATATCGGCGTGGAATTTGCTTGCATTATGAACGGCCTGGGTTCTAAGGTGACTCTGCTCGATCGCAACGATCTGATTTTACGAGGCTTCGACGACGATCTACGTTCAGGCATTCAAGAGGGAATGCAACAGCACGGGATTGAGATTCTCAACCACTCTCAAGCGGCCTCTATTGAAAAAACCCCAGAAGGTCTTAAACTGGCGATCGCGAATAGCAACGTGACCGTAACTGCCGATGTGATTCTTTCTGCCACCGGTCGCAAGCCCAATTTGCAAAATATGGGTCTAGAAAATGCTGGGGTGGACATTAAAAAAGATGCCATTGCAGTCGATGAATATAGTCGCACCAACCAGCCGCATATTTTTGCCGTTGGGGATTGCACCAACCGTGTGAATCTAACCCCAGTTGCGATTAATGAAGGTCGTGCCTTTGCCGATACCGAATTTGGCGGTCAACCCCGGAAAATGGCTTACGATAACATTCCTTCAGCGATTTTTTCTACTCCTGAAGGGGCGGCAGTGGGTTTAACAGAAGCCCAAGCGAGGAAGAATTGGGGTGAAGCCGTGAAGTGCTATCGCGCTGCCTTTAGACCCATGTACCACACTCTCAGTGGTCGGGCAGACAAGACAATGGTGAAATTAGTCGTCGAGGAGGATACTCAGAAAGTCTTGGGTGCTCACATGGTCGGCGAACATGCCGCAGAAATCATACAAGGAATTGCGATCGCCCTCAAGATGGGAGCCACGAAACAAGACTTTGACGCTACAGTTGGTATCCATCCTTCCACAGCAGAAGAGTTCGTCACCTTACGCTAA
- a CDS encoding mannosyltransferase family protein has product MSSSLKLPIRPPRLGRNLSEKSIQGLQFVFVMWLLSRLLIIIAMQIIAPHYPATPAEHPTPFPLDFVPNFVPTSSWELFTHWDAAWFKQIVTQGYNYADDGKMYNIAFFPVFPLFVRAVMSLGFSFEIAGLLVNNLALLGAMILLYLWVEERHGDSAARWATAVMAWCPFSLFGTVIYSEGLFLLFSTAALRAFEKHQYASAALWGALTTGTRVTGVVLIPTFFVVAWREKRPPIAYLAGLATSGGLVLFMLYGWIRFGHPLTFVHVQKAWGTASGINLQGWWSMIVNLFHWRWGAVKEFTKLFMVFGSAYLFWHMRHQITRVGTVYGLFSILLIINSGAVLSVNRYVYGVVTASLALGVLLSRHPRWGFATMGLFGTMLVGFAIRFAWWRWVA; this is encoded by the coding sequence GTGTCTAGTAGCCTAAAATTACCGATTAGACCGCCTAGATTGGGAAGAAATTTATCAGAAAAATCAATTCAGGGATTGCAGTTTGTGTTTGTAATGTGGCTGCTGAGTCGGCTGTTGATTATCATTGCAATGCAGATCATCGCGCCTCATTATCCCGCTACACCTGCTGAACATCCTACGCCATTTCCTCTAGATTTTGTCCCCAATTTTGTTCCTACCAGTAGCTGGGAACTTTTTACCCATTGGGATGCGGCTTGGTTTAAACAAATAGTCACTCAAGGCTATAACTATGCCGATGATGGGAAAATGTACAATATTGCTTTTTTCCCGGTCTTTCCTTTATTTGTTCGAGCCGTGATGAGTCTCGGTTTCTCATTTGAGATAGCCGGTCTACTGGTGAACAATTTAGCGCTCTTAGGTGCCATGATTCTTCTATACCTTTGGGTAGAGGAGCGTCATGGGGATAGTGCAGCTAGGTGGGCAACGGCAGTGATGGCTTGGTGTCCCTTTTCCTTATTCGGCACAGTTATCTACTCAGAAGGGTTATTTCTGTTATTCAGTACAGCCGCTTTGAGAGCGTTTGAAAAGCATCAGTATGCCAGTGCTGCGTTGTGGGGGGCACTAACGACAGGAACGCGAGTCACGGGAGTGGTGCTGATACCCACCTTTTTTGTTGTAGCCTGGAGAGAAAAAAGACCCCCAATTGCTTACCTTGCCGGTCTGGCTACCAGTGGGGGGCTAGTGTTATTCATGCTGTATGGTTGGATTCGTTTTGGTCATCCTTTGACCTTTGTGCATGTGCAGAAGGCATGGGGTACGGCTTCTGGAATTAACTTGCAGGGTTGGTGGAGTATGATTGTGAATCTTTTCCACTGGCGATGGGGGGCTGTCAAAGAATTCACGAAGTTGTTTATGGTCTTTGGTAGTGCTTATCTGTTTTGGCACATGCGCCATCAGATTACGCGAGTTGGCACTGTCTATGGTCTTTTCTCTATATTGCTGATTATCAACTCTGGTGCAGTTTTATCGGTCAACCGATACGTTTATGGTGTGGTGACGGCATCTCTGGCGCTAGGTGTGTTGCTTTCTCGTCACCCTCGTTGGGGATTTGCGACGATGGGCTTGTTTGGTACGATGCTGGTTGGCTTTGCCATTCGTTTTGCCTGGTGGCGTTGGGTGGCGTAA
- a CDS encoding glycoside hydrolase family 10 protein, producing MVATPPRFSDIQNHWARLFIEGLANQGMISGFPDGTFRPNQAMNRAEFAAILQKAFTQPKKRQYVPFVDVPAKFWAAPAIQKAYETGFISGYPGNRFRPEASISRLEVLLSLATGLDIPANNTFALKVSLPERYQDAAQIPTYATDKIRAATGANLVVNYPNLKQLRPLDAATRAEVAAFIYQALVYLEKVPAITSEYIVIVRPKTVSVSHQREFRAVWVTTAWNIDWPSQRGLPVEQQKSELIQILDRIQALNFNAIVLQVRPTGDALYSSQLEPWSEWLTGTQGKAPEPFYDPLEFAIAEAHKRNIELHAWFNPYRAGTSSQRSPNVRPHIALAYPEYVYQYDTNLWMDPGAQVIQDWTYNVILDVVRRYDIDGVHLDDYFYPYPVTGVKFPDEKTYSVYQAAGGKLAIADWRRDNVNRMTQRLSSGIQATKRHVKFGISPFGINRPGQPPQIKGLDQYEAIYADPKKWLEESWVDYMSPQLYWRIDPPQQSYSALLQWWVDNNPQGRHIYPGNNLSKLDGKDWPISEYERQVEITRNLAPKLALGNIFYSMKPLSQNRLGVFERFQTSLYPELALVPNMPWLGAVAPPIPDDVMMKDGKLTWKAASSGNIRSFSLYKQNADAWKLMQIINSATTTVTIEPGTYALCAVDNLANESAGVVISVT from the coding sequence ATGGTCGCCACACCCCCTCGCTTCTCTGATATTCAAAATCACTGGGCACGTTTATTTATAGAAGGTTTAGCCAATCAGGGCATGATTAGCGGGTTTCCCGATGGCACGTTTCGCCCTAATCAAGCGATGAATCGAGCTGAGTTCGCTGCCATCTTACAGAAAGCCTTTACCCAACCCAAAAAGCGGCAATACGTTCCTTTTGTCGATGTTCCAGCCAAGTTCTGGGCAGCCCCAGCCATTCAAAAAGCGTATGAAACTGGATTCATCTCCGGGTATCCAGGTAATCGATTCCGCCCCGAAGCCAGTATTTCCCGATTAGAAGTATTACTCTCTCTCGCCACGGGCTTAGATATTCCTGCTAATAATACATTCGCGCTCAAAGTTTCACTGCCAGAACGCTATCAAGATGCGGCTCAAATCCCCACCTATGCTACAGATAAAATTAGAGCGGCTACAGGGGCAAACCTGGTGGTAAATTATCCTAATTTAAAGCAACTCAGACCCCTTGATGCGGCGACTCGTGCAGAGGTGGCAGCCTTTATTTACCAAGCCTTGGTCTATTTGGAAAAAGTGCCTGCCATTACTTCTGAATATATAGTAATTGTTCGCCCGAAAACCGTTTCAGTGAGCCATCAACGGGAGTTTAGAGCAGTTTGGGTAACAACGGCATGGAATATTGATTGGCCGTCTCAACGCGGACTTCCTGTCGAACAACAAAAAAGTGAACTCATTCAAATTCTTGACCGGATACAAGCCCTCAATTTTAATGCAATAGTCTTACAAGTACGACCGACAGGAGATGCTTTATACTCCTCTCAATTAGAGCCTTGGAGTGAATGGTTAACGGGCACTCAAGGTAAAGCACCTGAACCGTTTTATGACCCCTTAGAATTTGCGATCGCCGAAGCTCATAAGCGTAATATTGAACTTCATGCTTGGTTCAATCCCTACCGTGCGGGAACTTCTTCCCAACGTTCGCCCAACGTTCGCCCTCATATCGCACTTGCCTATCCAGAATATGTCTACCAATACGATACCAATTTGTGGATGGACCCAGGAGCACAAGTCATTCAAGATTGGACATACAATGTCATTCTCGATGTAGTGCGCCGCTATGACATCGATGGTGTTCACTTAGATGACTATTTTTATCCCTATCCTGTTACCGGAGTGAAATTTCCGGATGAGAAAACTTACAGCGTTTATCAAGCCGCAGGGGGTAAACTAGCGATCGCAGACTGGCGGCGAGATAATGTTAATCGCATGACGCAACGCCTCTCTTCAGGAATCCAAGCCACAAAGCGTCACGTTAAATTTGGCATCAGTCCCTTTGGCATTAATCGCCCTGGACAACCCCCTCAGATTAAAGGGTTAGATCAGTATGAAGCCATCTATGCTGACCCGAAAAAGTGGCTAGAAGAGAGTTGGGTCGATTATATGTCCCCTCAACTCTACTGGCGGATTGACCCCCCACAACAGAGTTACTCGGCTTTGCTGCAATGGTGGGTGGATAATAATCCTCAAGGTCGCCACATTTATCCCGGTAATAACCTCAGTAAGCTGGATGGCAAAGACTGGCCAATTTCTGAGTATGAAAGACAGGTGGAAATTACGCGAAATCTAGCCCCAAAACTCGCTTTGGGGAATATTTTTTATAGTATGAAGCCATTATCTCAAAATCGCTTAGGTGTTTTTGAGCGGTTTCAAACCTCGCTTTATCCCGAACTGGCATTGGTTCCTAATATGCCGTGGCTGGGTGCTGTAGCGCCGCCTATTCCTGATGATGTGATGATGAAAGACGGCAAGCTAACCTGGAAAGCTGCCAGTTCTGGAAATATTCGTTCTTTTTCGCTCTATAAACAGAATGCCGATGCCTGGAAGCTGATGCAAATCATTAACAGTGCCACCACGACTGTTACGATAGAGCCGGGAACCTATGCTTTGTGTGCGGTGGATAATCTTGCCAATGAAAGCGCAGGAGTTGTTATCTCGGTCACATAA